The proteins below are encoded in one region of Shewanella putrefaciens:
- the hpf gene encoding ribosome hibernation-promoting factor, HPF/YfiA family, whose protein sequence is MLKITSKQLEVTAPIRERIESRFEKLSRHDVQLINPHVIITEEKPGFKIEASVGIPNGELFAQAKHENLYTAITAMGQKLEKQLNRLTHKPEAQRFVSVVQSDDAINNMDEYEEEDAA, encoded by the coding sequence ATGCTAAAGATTACGAGCAAGCAACTAGAAGTCACTGCCCCAATCCGTGAACGCATTGAAAGCCGTTTTGAAAAACTTTCTAGGCACGATGTGCAGTTGATAAATCCCCATGTAATCATCACAGAGGAGAAACCTGGTTTCAAAATTGAAGCATCGGTTGGCATCCCAAATGGAGAACTTTTTGCTCAAGCTAAACACGAAAATCTTTATACGGCTATTACTGCCATGGGTCAGAAATTAGAGAAGCAACTCAATCGATTAACCCATAAACCTGAAGCTCAACGTTTTGTTTCAGTCGTACAATCTGACGATGCTATTAACAACATGGATGAATATGAGGAGGAAGATGCAGCTTAA